One Corynebacterium appendicis CIP 107643 DNA window includes the following coding sequences:
- a CDS encoding 30S ribosomal protein bS22, which translates to MGSVIKKRRKRMSKKKHRKMLRRTRVQRRKLGK; encoded by the coding sequence ATGGGTTCTGTGATCAAGAAGCGCCGCAAGCGTATGTCCAAGAAGAAGCACCGCAAGATGCTACGCCGCACCCGCGTTCAGCGTCGTAAGCTCGGTAAGTAA
- a CDS encoding uroporphyrinogen-III synthase, with protein sequence MPLPADENTSATSPEFTAAKGKVIFVGAGPGNPDLLTIRAREVLERNAVAVVDPDVSAGVRDVVGAGLPVPEEKLKAADEAYEEMCAKAKEAGARRKPPRPAGPTAAELSEAAPQGEGIVAPLETALDEVAAAIDRGEAGDGDVIRLVAGNPLTRNAIMEEISAVAAAGMEFQVVPGMSLPSTVPSFAGIGLGSTYTEADLGNEPVDWDGLAAAPQPLVLQGESRHLPVIAEELTARGYSPSTPLTVTVNGTTRLQRTFDATLGTVGKLDADLDGTLVVTIGTAVDDRSKYSWWENRPLYGWRVLVPRAKEQAGPMNARLTSYGAIPQSVPTISMEPPRNPAQMDRAIKGIVEGRYQWIVFTSVNGVNAVWDKFEELGLDARSFAGVHLAAVGGKTAEAIRARGMFPELLPHRTKQNAQGLVDVFPEYVEEIDPVGRVLLPRADIGTDVLVDGLVEKGWEVDDVVAYRTVRAAPPAPEVRDMIKTGGFDAVCFTSASTVKNLVGIAGKPHARTIIACIGPMAAAEAKEQGLRVDVVPEVADVPSLVDALAEHVAGLRAAGQLPPPRKKRRSRRS encoded by the coding sequence ATGCCGCTTCCCGCGGATGAAAACACGTCTGCAACCTCTCCGGAGTTTACAGCTGCGAAGGGGAAAGTGATTTTCGTCGGTGCAGGTCCGGGCAACCCGGACTTGCTCACCATCCGTGCCCGTGAAGTTCTCGAGCGGAATGCTGTAGCTGTTGTCGACCCGGATGTTTCCGCCGGTGTCCGCGACGTCGTCGGGGCCGGCCTGCCGGTGCCGGAGGAGAAGCTGAAGGCCGCGGACGAGGCCTACGAGGAGATGTGTGCGAAGGCGAAGGAAGCCGGCGCACGCCGCAAGCCGCCGCGTCCGGCGGGTCCGACCGCCGCCGAGCTGTCCGAGGCCGCACCGCAGGGTGAGGGCATCGTCGCGCCGCTGGAGACCGCGCTGGATGAGGTGGCTGCCGCGATCGACCGCGGGGAAGCAGGCGACGGCGATGTGATCCGTCTTGTGGCGGGCAACCCGCTGACGCGCAACGCGATCATGGAGGAGATCTCCGCCGTGGCCGCTGCCGGTATGGAGTTCCAGGTCGTGCCGGGCATGTCCCTGCCGTCGACGGTGCCGTCTTTCGCCGGCATCGGACTCGGTTCCACTTACACCGAGGCGGACCTGGGCAATGAGCCGGTGGACTGGGACGGCTTGGCCGCCGCGCCGCAGCCGCTGGTGCTGCAGGGCGAATCCCGCCACCTGCCGGTCATCGCCGAGGAGCTCACCGCCCGCGGTTACAGCCCGTCGACCCCGCTGACCGTCACGGTCAACGGCACCACGCGCCTGCAGCGCACCTTCGATGCGACGCTGGGCACGGTCGGCAAGCTGGACGCGGATCTGGACGGCACCCTCGTGGTCACCATCGGTACGGCTGTCGACGACCGCTCGAAGTACTCCTGGTGGGAGAACCGCCCGCTCTACGGCTGGCGCGTGCTCGTCCCGCGCGCCAAAGAGCAGGCAGGCCCGATGAACGCCCGCTTGACGTCCTATGGCGCGATCCCGCAGTCCGTGCCGACGATTTCGATGGAGCCGCCGCGCAATCCGGCGCAGATGGATCGCGCGATCAAGGGGATCGTCGAGGGCCGCTACCAGTGGATCGTGTTCACCTCCGTTAACGGGGTGAATGCCGTGTGGGACAAATTCGAGGAGCTCGGCTTGGACGCGCGCTCGTTCGCGGGCGTGCATCTCGCCGCCGTGGGCGGCAAGACCGCCGAAGCGATCCGCGCACGCGGCATGTTCCCGGAGCTGCTCCCGCACCGCACGAAGCAGAACGCGCAGGGTCTCGTGGACGTCTTCCCGGAGTACGTCGAGGAGATCGACCCGGTGGGCCGCGTGCTGCTGCCGCGCGCCGATATCGGCACCGATGTGCTGGTTGACGGCCTGGTGGAGAAGGGCTGGGAGGTCGACGACGTCGTCGCCTACCGCACCGTCCGCGCCGCGCCGCCCGCGCCGGAGGTCCGCGACATGATCAAGACCGGCGGCTTCGACGCCGTCTGCTTCACCTCGGCCTCCACGGTGAAGAACCTCGTCGGTATCGCCGGCAAACCGCACGCGCGCACCATCATCGCCTGCATCGGGCCGATGGCCGCCGCGGAAGCGAAGGAGCAGGGTTTGCGTGTCGACGTCGTGCCCGAGGTCGCCGACGTGCCGTCGCTTGTCGACGCTTTGGCTGAGCACGTCGCCGGACTCCGCGCCGCCGGCCAGCTGCCGCCCCCGCGCAAGAAGCGCCGCTCGCGCCGTTCCTAA
- a CDS encoding phosphoglyceromutase encodes MSNGKLILVRHGQSQWNESNQFTGWVDVDLTEKGEAEAVNAGTLMKDKGILPDIVFTSLLRRAIRTANIALNAADRHWIPVERNWRLNERHYGKLQGLNKAEIREEFGEEQFMEWRRSYDTPPPEIDPDNEYAQTDDARYAFLPEVPRTECLKDVVERFTPYYIDSVLPEVLAGKNVMIAAHGNSLRALVKYLDNISDEDIAGLNIPTGMPLVYEFDADGNVTNPGGTYLDPEAAAAGAAAVANQGNK; translated from the coding sequence ATGAGCAACGGAAAGCTAATCCTCGTCCGTCACGGGCAGAGCCAGTGGAACGAATCCAACCAATTCACCGGTTGGGTCGATGTCGACCTGACCGAAAAAGGCGAAGCTGAGGCAGTGAACGCCGGCACGTTGATGAAGGACAAGGGGATCCTCCCCGACATCGTCTTCACATCCTTGCTGCGCCGCGCGATCCGTACCGCGAATATCGCGCTCAACGCCGCTGACCGCCACTGGATCCCGGTGGAGCGCAACTGGCGCCTGAACGAGCGCCACTATGGCAAACTCCAAGGCCTGAACAAGGCTGAGATCCGCGAAGAATTCGGCGAGGAGCAGTTCATGGAGTGGCGCCGCTCCTACGACACTCCGCCGCCGGAGATCGACCCGGACAACGAGTACGCGCAGACGGATGACGCCCGCTACGCCTTCCTGCCGGAGGTGCCGCGCACTGAGTGCCTGAAGGATGTCGTGGAGCGCTTCACCCCGTACTACATCGACTCCGTGCTGCCGGAGGTGCTCGCCGGCAAGAACGTCATGATCGCCGCTCACGGCAACTCCCTGCGCGCCCTGGTGAAGTACCTGGACAATATCTCCGACGAGGACATCGCAGGCCTGAATATCCCGACCGGCATGCCGCTGGTCTACGAGTTCGACGCCGACGGCAACGTGACCAACCCGGGCGGCACCTACCTCGATCCCGAAGCTGCGGCTGCGGGGGCTGCCGCAGTGGCCAACCAGGGGAATAAGTAG
- a CDS encoding Ppx/GppA phosphatase family protein, protein MRLGVLDVGSNTVHLVAVDARSGGRPTPMSDWKQPLRLVEMLDDDGAIDDKGVKKLTEAVQEAADLADNLKCEEFLAFATSAVRSAANSEDVLDHVEKKTGVRLKVLSGKDEAHLTFLAARRWYGWSAGRITNLDIGGGSLEISTGTDEVPDVAASLDLGAGRLTYEWFETDPPEKKMVNTLRDYIDAELSTVAGDFLAQGEAGLAVGTSKTFRTLARLTGSAPSSAGPYVKRTLTAPGLRQLIAFITRMTASDRAELEGVSSDRSHQIVAGALVAEATMRALNLDKLEICPWALREGVILRQIDKGQS, encoded by the coding sequence GTGCGACTAGGTGTATTGGACGTGGGCAGCAATACTGTCCACCTCGTGGCAGTAGATGCCCGCAGTGGTGGACGTCCGACCCCCATGAGCGACTGGAAGCAGCCGCTCCGGCTCGTGGAGATGTTGGATGACGACGGCGCTATCGACGATAAAGGCGTCAAGAAGTTGACGGAGGCGGTGCAGGAGGCGGCTGATCTGGCTGACAACCTCAAGTGCGAGGAATTCCTCGCCTTCGCCACCTCGGCGGTCCGTTCTGCGGCGAATTCCGAGGACGTGCTCGACCACGTCGAGAAGAAGACCGGCGTGCGCCTCAAGGTGCTCTCCGGCAAGGACGAAGCGCATCTGACCTTCCTGGCGGCGCGCCGCTGGTACGGCTGGTCCGCCGGCCGCATCACCAACTTGGACATCGGCGGTGGCTCGCTGGAGATCTCCACCGGCACCGACGAGGTCCCCGATGTGGCAGCCTCCCTCGACCTAGGCGCCGGCCGCCTCACCTACGAGTGGTTCGAGACCGACCCGCCGGAAAAGAAGATGGTCAACACCCTGCGCGACTACATCGACGCGGAGTTGTCCACCGTCGCCGGCGATTTCCTCGCCCAGGGCGAAGCCGGCCTGGCTGTGGGCACCTCGAAGACCTTCCGAACGCTTGCCCGCCTGACCGGTTCCGCCCCGTCGTCGGCTGGCCCCTACGTCAAGCGCACGCTCACCGCGCCGGGCCTGCGCCAGCTGATCGCCTTCATCACCCGTATGACCGCCTCGGACCGTGCGGAGCTGGAGGGCGTGAGTTCGGACCGCTCCCACCAGATCGTGGCGGGGGCCCTCGTTGCGGAAGCAACGATGCGTGCACTTAATCTTGATAAGTTAGAAATCTGTCCGTGGGCTTTGCGCGAAGGTGTGATTCTCCGGCAGATCGACAAAGGTCAGAGTTAA
- the hemC gene encoding hydroxymethylbilane synthase — MTNSTETTTNASSDGQRTLRVATRGSKLAQTQAGHMRDALIDAGYPAELTIVTTAGDLSQAPVERIGVGVFTTAIRQSVFDGEADVAVHSFKDLPTAAEPRTHLVIPAREDRREALIARDGMTLAELPEGAKVGTSAPRRISQLKALRPDLDIRPLRGNIDSRMGRVTSGELDAVVLAFAGLTRVGLGANATQVFDPAEFMPAPAQGALAVECRAEDEYAREAVDKLVSVDDTTCATAERTVLAVLEAGCTAPVAATATIDGGQITLRGGVFALDGYAQLVEEAVGTDPVELGHVVAQKLFDGGAARFL, encoded by the coding sequence GTGACGAACTCGACCGAGACCACCACGAACGCCAGCAGCGACGGCCAGCGGACTTTGCGCGTGGCCACGCGCGGGTCCAAGCTCGCCCAGACGCAGGCGGGGCACATGCGCGATGCGCTTATCGACGCCGGGTACCCCGCCGAGCTCACCATCGTCACCACCGCAGGCGACTTGAGCCAGGCGCCGGTGGAGCGCATCGGCGTCGGCGTGTTCACCACCGCGATCCGCCAGTCGGTCTTCGACGGTGAGGCGGATGTGGCCGTCCACTCGTTCAAGGACCTGCCCACGGCCGCTGAGCCACGCACGCACCTAGTCATCCCGGCGCGCGAAGACCGCCGCGAGGCGCTCATCGCCCGCGACGGAATGACTCTGGCCGAGCTACCGGAGGGCGCGAAGGTGGGCACGTCCGCCCCGCGCCGCATCTCCCAGCTCAAGGCGCTGCGCCCCGATCTAGACATCCGCCCGCTGCGCGGCAATATCGATTCGCGCATGGGCCGGGTCACCAGCGGCGAGCTCGACGCGGTCGTGCTGGCCTTCGCGGGGCTCACGCGCGTGGGCCTGGGCGCCAATGCCACGCAGGTCTTCGACCCGGCAGAGTTCATGCCGGCGCCGGCCCAGGGCGCGTTGGCTGTCGAGTGCAGGGCAGAGGACGAGTACGCGAGGGAAGCCGTCGATAAGCTGGTCAGCGTTGACGACACGACATGCGCGACGGCCGAGCGGACCGTGCTCGCCGTCCTCGAGGCGGGCTGCACCGCGCCTGTCGCGGCGACCGCGACGATCGACGGGGGGCAGATCACGCTGCGCGGCGGCGTGTTCGCGCTGGACGGCTACGCGCAGCTCGTCGAAGAAGCGGTGGGAACCGACCCAGTCGAGCTCGGCCACGTGGTGGCGCAAAAGCTTTTCGACGGCGGCGCCGCCCGCTTCCTCTAA
- a CDS encoding response regulator transcription factor, with the protein MTTTILIVEDEESLADPLAYLLQKEGFEALVAADGQTALSDFAANDIDLVLLDLMLPGMSGTDVCKKLRATSDVPIIMVTARDSEIDKVVGLELGADDYVTKPYSTRELIARIRAVLRRRSDVSEPAAEAPSENVLEGGRVRLDVERHTVFVDETAVPMPLKEFDLLEYLMRNAGRVLTRGQLIDRIWGSDYVGDTKTLDVHVKRLRTKIEKEPSRPEQLITVRGLGYKFEA; encoded by the coding sequence ATGACAACGACCATCCTGATCGTCGAGGATGAGGAATCGCTGGCAGATCCGCTTGCTTACCTCCTGCAGAAAGAAGGCTTCGAAGCCCTCGTCGCCGCTGACGGGCAGACCGCTCTTTCCGACTTTGCCGCGAACGACATCGACCTCGTCCTGCTGGACCTGATGCTGCCGGGCATGTCGGGCACCGACGTGTGCAAAAAGCTGCGCGCGACGTCCGACGTGCCGATCATCATGGTGACGGCGCGCGATTCCGAGATCGACAAGGTCGTCGGTCTGGAGCTTGGCGCGGACGACTACGTGACCAAGCCGTACTCGACGCGCGAGCTGATCGCCCGGATCCGCGCGGTGTTGCGCCGCCGTTCCGATGTGTCCGAGCCGGCGGCCGAGGCCCCGTCCGAGAACGTGCTGGAAGGCGGCCGCGTCCGCCTCGATGTCGAGCGCCACACGGTTTTTGTCGACGAGACGGCAGTGCCGATGCCGCTGAAGGAATTCGACCTGCTCGAGTACCTCATGCGCAATGCCGGCCGCGTCCTCACTCGCGGCCAGCTCATCGACCGAATTTGGGGTTCCGACTACGTCGGCGACACCAAGACCCTCGACGTGCACGTCAAGCGCCTGCGAACGAAGATCGAGAAGGAGCCGTCGCGGCCGGAGCAGCTCATCACCGTCCGCGGTTTGGGCTACAAATTCGAGGCGTGA
- a CDS encoding glutaredoxin family protein — MPQDVHSPTVVEVMVRRTCGSCARVTEQITPVVAAAGARLQTVDVDTDPELMAEYGDRVPVIVIDGEEFACWEVDNDELAAELGAHGG, encoded by the coding sequence ATGCCGCAGGACGTCCATAGCCCCACGGTGGTGGAAGTGATGGTCCGAAGGACCTGCGGTTCGTGCGCGAGGGTGACGGAGCAGATCACTCCCGTGGTAGCTGCCGCCGGTGCGCGGCTTCAAACGGTGGACGTGGACACCGACCCGGAACTTATGGCCGAGTACGGCGACCGGGTGCCCGTGATCGTCATTGACGGCGAGGAATTCGCCTGCTGGGAAGTGGATAACGACGAACTCGCCGCGGAGCTGGGGGCACACGGCGGGTGA
- a CDS encoding helix-turn-helix domain-containing protein, with translation MANEDKGKFLTVAEVAEIMRVSKMTVYRLVHSGELPAVRVGRSFRVNETAVSEYLESSVYDVG, from the coding sequence ATGGCAAATGAAGATAAAGGCAAGTTCCTGACCGTGGCCGAAGTTGCGGAAATCATGCGTGTTTCCAAGATGACGGTCTACCGCCTCGTCCACTCCGGTGAGCTGCCGGCAGTGCGCGTGGGCCGTTCGTTTCGCGTGAACGAGACGGCTGTCAGCGAATACCTGGAGTCCTCCGTCTACGACGTGGGATAA
- a CDS encoding sensor histidine kinase — translation MSTTFAFFAGVAVTALVAAGTLRYRKWRGRSRAQAKSEETKVRTVSQILHLVIQGSPTGITVVGQKGEVILSNAAAHHMSIVHDRTLNPEVWNVGKKVFSDGDARELEMNLKNRSTGSRVNNVSAVVQPLTLTETEHIIVYSMDESENVRMESARRDFVANVSHELKTPVGGMSLLAEALLEDPDDPVLVNYFGEKLLGEAHRMGTMIADLINLSKLQGAEALPEMAPVRVDDVIDEAVERNQLAADSHEIELTRGERLDTHVMGDKLLLVTALSNLLSNAINYSPKGKPVSVTQKVVRDSVVLIRVTDRGIGIAPDDQKRVFERFFRVDKARSRQTGGTGLGLAIVKHVVANHGGNIKLWSRLGTGSTFTIELPVFAPEKLASAVVPEEIAKLNALEAGDGSGPKTAKTSPVARVVARRKDKGQKDQDKEG, via the coding sequence GTGAGCACTACTTTCGCTTTTTTCGCGGGAGTGGCTGTAACTGCCCTCGTCGCCGCCGGAACTCTTCGGTACCGGAAGTGGCGGGGGCGTAGCCGTGCGCAGGCCAAATCTGAAGAGACGAAGGTCCGCACGGTCAGCCAAATCCTGCATTTGGTCATCCAGGGGTCGCCGACGGGCATCACCGTCGTCGGTCAGAAGGGTGAAGTGATTCTGTCGAATGCGGCGGCACACCACATGTCGATCGTGCACGACCGCACCTTGAACCCCGAGGTGTGGAATGTGGGCAAGAAGGTCTTCTCCGACGGCGACGCCCGCGAGCTGGAGATGAACCTGAAGAACCGCTCCACCGGAAGCCGCGTCAACAACGTGAGCGCTGTGGTGCAGCCGCTGACGCTGACGGAGACGGAGCACATCATCGTCTACTCCATGGACGAGTCGGAGAATGTGCGGATGGAATCCGCGCGGCGCGATTTTGTCGCGAATGTCTCCCACGAGCTGAAAACCCCCGTCGGCGGAATGTCCTTGCTGGCCGAAGCTCTTCTAGAGGACCCGGACGACCCAGTGCTGGTGAATTACTTCGGCGAAAAGCTGCTGGGGGAGGCGCATCGAATGGGCACGATGATCGCGGACTTGATCAACCTGTCCAAGCTCCAGGGTGCGGAAGCGCTGCCAGAGATGGCGCCGGTGCGCGTCGACGACGTCATCGATGAGGCAGTCGAGCGCAACCAGCTCGCCGCCGACAGCCACGAGATCGAGCTGACCCGCGGCGAGCGGCTCGACACCCACGTCATGGGTGACAAATTACTGCTGGTCACTGCCTTGTCTAATCTGCTCTCCAACGCGATCAACTACTCGCCGAAGGGCAAGCCGGTCAGCGTCACCCAGAAGGTCGTGCGTGACTCGGTGGTGCTCATCCGCGTCACCGACCGCGGCATCGGCATCGCCCCGGACGACCAGAAGCGCGTCTTCGAGCGCTTCTTCCGCGTCGACAAGGCGCGTTCGCGGCAAACAGGGGGCACAGGTCTGGGATTGGCCATTGTTAAGCACGTGGTGGCAAACCATGGCGGTAATATCAAATTATGGTCCCGGCTCGGAACTGGGTCGACGTTCACGATCGAACTGCCGGTCTTCGCCCCGGAGAAGCTCGCTTCCGCGGTGGTTCCGGAGGAGATCGCGAAACTGAACGCCCTCGAAGCCGGCGACGGGTCCGGGCCGAAGACGGCCAAGACCTCTCCGGTCGCGCGTGTTGTGGCGCGCCGGAAAGACAAGGGCCAGAAGGACCAGGACAAAGAAGGCTAG
- a CDS encoding glutamyl-tRNA reductase, giving the protein MSVLVVGMSHRSAPVALLERLSMDDAVQNEAAEAFTQQPSLSEAMIISTCNRLEVYAVTNAFHTGVNDVLRVLELFSGVDVAELRGYLYVRYADAAAEHLMRVASGLDSMVVGEQQIIGQVRAAYQDAAERGTIGPALHALAQSALHTSKRIHTETAIDDAGASMVTFALDEAMKEMGADTLEAKTALVLGAGAMSSLAATNLGKRGVDRLILANRTRSRAEHLAEHAREAGVAAEVVDFSARAGALSRVDIAVSATASDGFTLTSEDISGPATLVDLSLPRDIDDAVGEISGVTLINIEALHAKLDEDDVNPGSTREGSAARRRAEEIVAEEIENFSSEQRVRDVAPMVKQLRVNASATAKAELERLRSRLPQLDEDEFEEVSRTVKRVVDKLLHQPTVKIKELAASPDEVSYEIAIEELFGLTGGKDTTTGLAGGDAAGIKSAGSFEKNSLSGFCEKGNEQ; this is encoded by the coding sequence GTGAGTGTTCTCGTGGTGGGTATGTCCCACCGCTCGGCGCCTGTCGCGCTTCTTGAGCGGCTCAGCATGGACGACGCCGTGCAGAACGAGGCCGCCGAAGCCTTCACGCAGCAACCGAGCCTGTCCGAGGCGATGATCATTTCCACGTGTAACCGGCTCGAGGTCTACGCGGTCACGAACGCGTTCCACACCGGTGTCAACGACGTACTGCGCGTGCTGGAGCTGTTCTCCGGCGTCGATGTCGCGGAGCTGCGCGGCTACCTCTACGTCCGCTACGCCGACGCGGCTGCCGAGCACCTCATGCGCGTGGCCTCCGGCCTGGATTCCATGGTGGTGGGGGAGCAGCAGATCATCGGCCAGGTGCGCGCGGCTTACCAGGACGCGGCGGAGCGCGGCACGATCGGTCCAGCGCTGCACGCGCTGGCGCAGTCGGCGCTGCACACCAGCAAGCGGATCCACACCGAGACCGCGATCGACGACGCTGGCGCGTCCATGGTGACCTTCGCGCTCGACGAGGCGATGAAGGAGATGGGGGCCGACACCCTCGAAGCGAAGACTGCGCTGGTGCTCGGCGCCGGCGCGATGTCGTCACTGGCGGCGACGAACTTGGGCAAGCGTGGCGTGGACCGGCTCATCCTGGCCAACCGCACCCGTTCGCGGGCGGAGCACCTCGCCGAGCACGCGCGAGAGGCGGGAGTTGCCGCGGAGGTGGTCGATTTCTCGGCGCGGGCAGGCGCACTGTCGCGCGTGGACATTGCGGTTTCAGCCACCGCGAGCGACGGCTTCACACTCACGTCCGAGGACATTTCGGGCCCCGCGACGCTGGTGGACCTGTCGCTGCCGCGCGATATCGACGATGCGGTGGGCGAGATCAGCGGTGTCACCTTGATCAATATTGAGGCCCTGCACGCGAAGCTCGACGAAGACGACGTCAACCCGGGCTCGACCAGGGAGGGCAGCGCCGCGCGCCGCCGCGCGGAGGAGATCGTCGCCGAGGAGATCGAGAATTTCAGCAGCGAGCAGCGCGTGCGCGATGTCGCGCCGATGGTCAAGCAGCTACGCGTCAACGCGTCCGCGACGGCGAAGGCCGAGCTGGAGCGCCTGCGCTCCCGGCTGCCGCAGCTCGACGAGGACGAATTCGAGGAAGTCTCTCGCACCGTCAAGCGCGTAGTGGACAAGCTCCTCCATCAGCCGACAGTGAAGATCAAGGAGCTCGCGGCGTCGCCCGACGAGGTCAGCTACGAGATCGCCATCGAGGAATTATTCGGCCTCACCGGCGGAAAAGACACGACGACAGGCTTGGCCGGGGGAGATGCGGCCGGCATCAAGTCCGCGGGCAGCTTCGAGAAGAATTCGCTGTCCGGGTTCTGCGAGAAAGGAAACGAGCAGTGA
- a CDS encoding HAD-IB family hydrolase: MSPENGSLPGRDYLAQWSISRGNLRRFIEETALPPIDDDHQRTAGEAAAEAAIEETFGIGIEQFATGVDSVSGAAANAGGMRVTQPDPDIPQHGTAAAFFDVDNTLIQGSSLILLGVELFRRKFLTLGEIFPYIVAQVRYRLFGTELPDAMGSGREMALDFVRGQEVDALKEICSDIVDDRLIDRTYAGTRELAGMHVAAGEQVWLVSATPVQIGQFLAARMGFTGALGTVAEEEDGKFTGRLVGDILHGPGKAHAVAALAAIQGLDLSECTAYSDSANDIPMLSMVGTPVAINPDSKLRKHAEEHGWLIRDYRPVRRLLLSWMLPAGIAAGTTGALLWRRRRKRRSTS, translated from the coding sequence GTGAGCCCCGAAAACGGATCCCTCCCCGGCCGCGATTACCTCGCACAATGGTCCATTTCACGGGGCAATCTGCGCCGCTTCATCGAGGAGACCGCGCTTCCGCCTATCGACGACGACCACCAGCGCACCGCCGGTGAAGCCGCCGCCGAGGCAGCGATCGAAGAGACCTTCGGCATCGGGATTGAGCAGTTCGCTACGGGTGTCGATTCGGTCTCCGGCGCCGCCGCCAACGCCGGGGGTATGCGGGTGACCCAACCGGACCCCGACATCCCCCAGCACGGCACCGCCGCCGCGTTCTTCGACGTGGACAACACCCTGATTCAGGGATCTTCGCTGATTCTGCTCGGTGTCGAGCTGTTCCGCCGCAAATTCCTGACCCTCGGCGAGATCTTCCCGTACATCGTCGCGCAGGTCCGGTACCGCCTCTTCGGTACCGAGCTGCCCGACGCCATGGGGTCCGGCCGCGAGATGGCCCTCGACTTCGTCAGGGGACAAGAAGTCGACGCACTCAAGGAGATCTGCAGCGATATCGTCGACGACCGCTTGATCGACCGCACCTACGCCGGCACCCGGGAACTCGCCGGCATGCACGTCGCCGCCGGCGAACAGGTGTGGCTGGTCTCCGCCACGCCGGTGCAGATCGGTCAGTTCCTCGCCGCCCGCATGGGATTCACCGGCGCGCTGGGCACCGTCGCCGAAGAAGAAGACGGGAAGTTCACCGGCCGTCTCGTCGGCGATATCCTCCACGGCCCCGGCAAGGCCCACGCCGTCGCGGCGTTGGCAGCCATCCAGGGCCTCGACCTTTCCGAGTGCACCGCCTACTCCGATTCCGCCAACGACATCCCCATGCTTTCCATGGTGGGCACGCCCGTGGCCATCAACCCGGATAGCAAGCTACGCAAGCACGCCGAGGAGCATGGCTGGCTCATCCGCGACTACCGTCCCGTCCGCCGGCTGCTGCTTAGCTGGATGCTGCCCGCCGGCATCGCCGCCGGCACTACTGGCGCGCTGCTGTGGCGCCGTCGACGCAAGCGCCGCTCAACAAGCTAG
- the proC gene encoding pyrroline-5-carboxylate reductase: MSTTIAVIGAGNIGEALISGLVNSGVNPETITATNRTEARRAELAQRYGVITTDDNIEAVTDADVCFLCVKPYAIADMIEELSDAVAANDTSTVLVSMAAGVTLDAMSEAVSSAGTPLARVMPNTPMQVGKGVCVVSFGRFVEEDQQELVTDLLGATGQVVVVPEKLIDAASAISGSGPAYFFMIAEALVDSGVSLGLPRDTATALATATAEGAGAMLAHSGKTPVELRAGVSSPAGTTVAAIRELEESGVRGAFYRATEAAASRAAEMGT; this comes from the coding sequence ATGAGCACCACTATCGCAGTCATCGGTGCCGGAAATATCGGGGAAGCCCTGATTTCCGGCCTTGTCAATTCCGGTGTCAACCCGGAGACCATCACGGCGACGAACCGCACGGAAGCGCGCCGCGCGGAGCTCGCGCAGCGTTACGGTGTGATCACCACCGACGACAATATTGAGGCGGTGACCGATGCGGACGTGTGCTTCCTGTGTGTGAAGCCGTATGCGATCGCGGACATGATCGAGGAGCTCTCCGACGCGGTCGCGGCGAACGACACGTCGACGGTCCTCGTGTCCATGGCGGCGGGCGTGACCCTCGATGCGATGTCGGAGGCTGTCTCGAGCGCGGGCACGCCGCTGGCGCGCGTCATGCCGAATACCCCGATGCAGGTGGGCAAGGGCGTGTGCGTGGTGTCCTTCGGCCGTTTCGTGGAGGAGGACCAGCAGGAGCTCGTCACGGATCTGCTGGGGGCGACCGGCCAGGTGGTCGTCGTGCCCGAGAAGCTTATCGACGCCGCTTCTGCCATCTCCGGCTCCGGCCCGGCCTACTTCTTCATGATCGCGGAGGCGCTCGTCGATTCCGGCGTGAGCTTGGGGCTGCCCCGCGACACTGCGACGGCGTTGGCCACCGCCACGGCTGAGGGCGCCGGTGCGATGCTGGCGCACTCCGGCAAGACGCCCGTGGAGCTGCGCGCGGGCGTGAGTTCCCCGGCGGGCACCACCGTGGCGGCGATTCGAGAGCTGGAGGAGTCTGGTGTCCGCGGTGCGTTCTACCGCGCGACCGAGGCGGCCGCGTCCCGCGCGGCCGAGATGGGCACGTAG